From one Methylomonas paludis genomic stretch:
- the rsmI gene encoding 16S rRNA (cytidine(1402)-2'-O)-methyltransferase — protein sequence MYGKLYVVATPIGNLADFSFRAVETLKQVGLIAAEDTRHIKMLLQHYGINTPAQSLHQHNEAHASQHLIEKIQQGQSIALVSDAGTPLISDPGMPLVRLAQQQGIEVVPIPGACALIAALSACGLPVSRFTFEGFLPRTSSARKSFFQNKLTDASTWVFYESSHRIQAALTDMQEIYPADHPIAIAREITKLHETIIQAELAEISSKVATDENMRKGEFVVVVGGVEPDTEAKLLSAEENRILRALLQECSIKTAVALAVEITGQRKKLLYQAALEIQGSAND from the coding sequence ATGTACGGGAAATTATACGTGGTTGCCACACCAATAGGTAATCTGGCCGATTTCAGCTTTCGGGCTGTGGAAACCCTGAAACAGGTTGGTTTAATTGCCGCCGAAGATACCCGCCACATCAAAATGCTATTACAGCACTATGGCATCAACACACCGGCGCAATCCTTGCACCAGCACAATGAAGCCCACGCCTCCCAACATCTAATCGAAAAAATTCAGCAAGGTCAGTCCATAGCCCTGGTTTCCGATGCCGGCACCCCTTTAATCAGTGATCCCGGCATGCCGCTGGTACGGTTGGCGCAACAGCAGGGAATTGAGGTAGTGCCTATCCCCGGAGCCTGTGCTTTAATCGCCGCCTTATCGGCTTGCGGCTTACCGGTCAGCCGCTTTACCTTTGAAGGTTTTCTGCCGCGCACCTCCAGTGCCAGAAAAAGTTTTTTTCAGAACAAGCTGACCGATGCCTCAACCTGGGTGTTTTATGAATCCAGCCACCGCATTCAGGCCGCCTTGACCGATATGCAGGAAATTTATCCAGCCGATCACCCCATTGCCATTGCCAGAGAAATCACCAAACTGCACGAAACCATCATCCAGGCCGAACTGGCGGAAATCAGCAGCAAAGTCGCTACCGATGAAAATATGCGCAAGGGTGAATTTGTAGTGGTAGTCGGTGGTGTCGAGCCGGACACCGAAGCTAAGCTGTTAAGCGCTGAAGAAAACCGGATACTGCGCGCCTTACTGCAGGAGTGCTCAATCAAAACCGCCGTCGCACTGGCGGTGGAAATTACCGGACAAAGAAAAAAATTACTCTATCAGGCCGCTCTGGAGATACAGGGTAGTGCAAATGATTAA
- a CDS encoding penicillin-binding protein activator: MPRYRSLCWIFGLLLLAGCSSEPVKKPLPPPAKTTRPLINPLPAAEPLKSSGLTDNQDNQHLLAAETKVQAGDYSAAHTQLDLVHYASLSAEQRSKFNLLAAEVSLSMADFSRALSQLEMIRPKLLNNAEQINYFQSLAFAHALAGNILPSINARIRLGYLLSNLQQQQDNRATILDILTGLSLDTLSMPPADAEELGGWMALAKIVKQRGQSGFDFNQQLLDWQQAYRQHAANNAEFIGNYLHKSTNLVANPTPAAAMIAVLLPASGNYAAAGKAIKDGILAAQRQAAVNSPQLPLRFYDSEQGDIGTIYRQAVADGASQIIGPLVKEQIQNLAEQIELSVPVLALNHVENLNRNNLYQFGLSPIDEAGQLSLKAHQDGGQTAMILVPNSGQGQRIGHYLTSAWQSQGGIVLGVQSYDPKQHDIANILNGFANSTPAENTAKPVQTLFLSASPELARELAPALKNHPELTVYAMPGIYSGRPNPVQDMELGKINFCDIPWFFGDLYSGPLSQLSQQGVWQSLPDTQLRLLALGMDAYNVLGQLNQLATTPYNGATGHLSLNAENRLTRKLVCAQFKAGLPVASGFVE, encoded by the coding sequence ATGCCCCGTTACCGGTCACTCTGCTGGATTTTCGGCCTGTTGCTGCTGGCCGGCTGCAGTAGTGAACCAGTGAAAAAACCGCTGCCGCCACCAGCCAAAACCACGCGCCCGCTGATAAACCCGCTGCCGGCGGCTGAGCCTCTGAAAAGCAGCGGTTTGACCGACAATCAGGATAATCAGCATTTACTGGCCGCTGAAACCAAAGTGCAGGCCGGTGATTACAGTGCCGCTCATACGCAGCTGGATCTGGTGCATTACGCCAGTCTGTCTGCTGAGCAGCGCAGTAAATTCAATCTGCTGGCCGCTGAAGTGTCTTTAAGTATGGCCGACTTTAGCCGGGCTTTAAGTCAGTTGGAGATGATTCGGCCCAAATTGCTGAATAATGCCGAACAGATTAATTATTTTCAGTCTCTGGCTTTTGCCCATGCTCTGGCAGGTAATATTTTACCTAGCATCAATGCCCGAATTCGGCTGGGTTATTTGTTGAGCAACCTTCAGCAACAGCAAGATAATCGCGCCACGATTCTGGATATACTCACTGGCTTAAGCCTGGATACGCTGAGTATGCCGCCGGCAGATGCTGAGGAGCTGGGCGGTTGGATGGCGCTGGCTAAAATCGTTAAGCAGCGTGGTCAATCCGGCTTTGATTTTAATCAGCAGTTGCTGGATTGGCAGCAAGCCTACCGGCAACATGCAGCCAATAATGCTGAGTTTATCGGTAATTATTTGCATAAATCCACCAATCTGGTCGCCAATCCAACGCCGGCTGCGGCGATGATAGCGGTATTACTACCAGCCAGCGGTAATTATGCTGCTGCGGGTAAAGCGATTAAAGACGGTATTCTGGCGGCTCAGCGTCAGGCTGCTGTTAATTCGCCTCAGCTCCCGCTGCGTTTTTACGATAGTGAACAAGGTGATATCGGCACAATTTATCGGCAGGCTGTGGCCGACGGTGCCAGTCAAATTATTGGGCCACTGGTTAAGGAACAAATTCAAAATCTGGCTGAACAGATCGAGTTAAGTGTGCCGGTACTGGCTTTAAATCATGTGGAAAATTTAAACCGGAATAATCTCTACCAGTTTGGCTTAAGCCCTATTGATGAGGCGGGGCAATTAAGCTTGAAAGCCCATCAGGACGGTGGGCAAACTGCTATGATTTTGGTGCCCAATAGCGGGCAGGGCCAGCGAATTGGCCATTATTTAACCAGTGCCTGGCAAAGTCAGGGCGGTATTGTCCTGGGCGTACAATCATATGATCCCAAACAGCACGATATAGCCAATATCTTGAATGGCTTTGCTAATTCAACTCCTGCGGAAAACACCGCCAAACCGGTACAAACTCTGTTTTTGAGTGCCAGTCCGGAACTGGCCAGAGAGCTGGCGCCGGCACTGAAAAATCATCCGGAACTGACGGTTTATGCGATGCCGGGTATTTATAGTGGCCGGCCCAATCCGGTACAGGATATGGAGTTGGGCAAGATCAATTTTTGTGATATCCCCTGGTTTTTTGGCGATCTGTATAGCGGCCCCCTCAGTCAGCTAAGCCAACAAGGGGTCTGGCAATCTTTGCCCGATACCCAGCTCAGGCTATTGGCACTGGGCATGGATGCTTATAATGTGCTGGGGCAGTTAAATCAGTTGGCAACCACGCCGTATAACGGCGCTACCGGGCATTTGAGTTTAAACGCCGAGAATCGCCTGACCCGCAAACTGGTCTGCGCTCAATTCAAAGCCGGTCTGCCGGTAGCCAGCGGTTTTGTCGAGTAA
- a CDS encoding YraN family protein, translating to MLFGKKPPHLQKGSQAEQQALKFLQQQGLQWCCSNYRCKSGELDLVMLDGPVLVVVEVRYRQSAQFGGAEASITWKKQARIIAATQHYVIINKLSNAVIRFDVVAISGDNRLNWIKNAFQT from the coding sequence ATGTTGTTTGGTAAAAAACCGCCGCATTTACAGAAAGGCAGCCAGGCCGAGCAACAGGCTTTAAAGTTTTTGCAACAGCAAGGTTTACAGTGGTGCTGCAGCAATTACCGCTGTAAAAGCGGGGAGCTGGATCTGGTGATGCTGGATGGTCCGGTGCTGGTGGTTGTGGAGGTTCGCTACCGGCAATCGGCTCAGTTTGGCGGCGCTGAAGCCAGTATTACCTGGAAAAAACAGGCGCGGATCATCGCCGCTACCCAACACTATGTCATAATCAACAAACTGAGCAATGCGGTGATACGTTTCGATGTGGTGGCCATATCCGGCGACAATCGGCTCAACTGGATTAAAAACGCATTTCAAACCTGA
- a CDS encoding phosphoheptose isomerase yields MSLQDRIINQFSDSIQTKQDAMASLCELIEFASQKIVEALVNDKKVLTCGNGGSAGDAQHFSSEMLNRFERERPALPAIALSTDTSTITSIANDYHFDQIFAKQLRALGQTGDILLVYTTSGNSANIIQAIKVAHDRDMTVIALSGKDGGALAEVLNEADIEIRVPSNSTARIQEVHLLISHCLCDLIDQQLFGG; encoded by the coding sequence ATGAGTTTACAAGACCGTATTATTAACCAATTTTCCGACAGCATCCAGACAAAACAGGATGCTATGGCTTCGTTGTGTGAGCTGATTGAGTTCGCCTCGCAAAAGATAGTTGAAGCGCTGGTCAACGATAAAAAAGTGCTGACCTGCGGTAATGGCGGTTCGGCGGGGGATGCCCAACATTTTTCTTCGGAAATGCTGAACCGTTTTGAAAGGGAACGCCCGGCTTTGCCGGCAATTGCTTTGAGCACCGATACTTCTACGATTACTTCCATCGCTAATGATTACCATTTTGACCAGATTTTTGCCAAACAGCTGAGAGCGCTGGGCCAAACCGGCGATATTCTGCTGGTTTACACTACCAGCGGTAATTCGGCCAATATTATTCAGGCCATAAAAGTGGCCCACGACCGTGACATGACGGTTATCGCGCTAAGCGGCAAGGATGGCGGGGCTTTGGCTGAAGTGCTGAACGAAGCCGATATTGAAATCCGGGTGCCTTCCAATTCTACGGCGCGCATCCAGGAAGTGCATCTGCTGATTTCCCACTGCCTGTGTGATCTGATAGATCAGCAATTGTTCGGCGGCTAA
- a CDS encoding sodium-translocating pyrophosphatase — protein MPNPDFANLITLVFASSLAGLGFAAWLARWVLAKDTGTPAMRKISDAIKQGAEAFLRRQNRTILLLSAIFAALLFVGYGLLRSHREFDPVSSSLELAGWTTLSFVLGALCSVCAGYVGMWVSIRANIRTAAAACLSLNEALQVSLRAGGVSGMVVVAMSLLGVAGLFVLVKLLSPNIDLVKIPLLIVGYGFGASFVALFAQVGGGIYTKAADVGADLVGKVEAGIPEDDPRNPAVIADLVGDNVGDCAGRGADLFESTAAENIGAMILAGSLALGAEKAGLAFSAGILGVMLFPLVARAFGIIASMVGILSVRLHSEDQEPMQALNRGYFISVLLAMPLFALAAHWLLDNPAAPDAWWHFSLCGVIGVLTSVAFVFITQYYTEYRYRPVQAIAAASTTGAATNIIEGTAVGFECTWMPTLAMSIALLSSYYLGASSGLPHAGLFGTAVATMGMLATAAYILAMDSFGPITDNAGGIIEMSEQPAEIRSRTDKLDAIGNTTKALTKGYAVGSAGLAAFLLFQAYMDEIKNYAGLDAAAEFSVNLGKPVVFVGALLGAMLVFVFCSLTIRAVGTAAKSIIEEVRRQYADLPRLNDIIQFPADFQPDYGACVDIVTRAALRNMIAPGLLVVLTPIAVGLSFKIFIDVEGKLIAAESVAALLMVATLVGILMALYLNNAGGAWDNAKKYVETGAHGGKYITTADGKTIKNPTHSAAVVGDTVGDPFKDTAGPSLHVLIKLLATVTLVMAPLFL, from the coding sequence ATGCCCAATCCAGATTTTGCCAACTTGATTACGCTGGTATTTGCCAGTTCTCTCGCCGGTCTGGGTTTTGCGGCCTGGCTGGCGCGCTGGGTGCTGGCTAAAGATACCGGTACACCAGCCATGCGCAAAATATCGGATGCCATTAAACAGGGTGCAGAAGCTTTTTTGCGCCGGCAAAACCGTACCATCCTACTGCTCAGCGCCATTTTTGCCGCACTGCTGTTTGTCGGTTACGGTTTGTTGCGTAGCCATCGCGAATTTGATCCGGTATCCAGTTCCCTGGAATTGGCCGGCTGGACTACGCTTTCCTTTGTGCTGGGGGCTTTGTGTTCGGTGTGTGCCGGTTATGTGGGCATGTGGGTGAGCATTCGCGCCAATATCCGCACCGCAGCTGCGGCCTGCCTTAGTCTTAATGAGGCTTTGCAGGTATCTTTGCGTGCAGGAGGTGTCTCCGGTATGGTGGTGGTGGCTATGAGTTTGTTGGGCGTGGCCGGTTTGTTTGTACTGGTCAAATTGCTGAGCCCGAACATTGATCTAGTGAAAATTCCACTATTAATCGTTGGTTATGGCTTTGGAGCATCTTTTGTGGCGCTGTTTGCCCAGGTGGGTGGCGGTATTTATACCAAAGCTGCTGATGTGGGGGCCGATCTGGTCGGTAAGGTGGAAGCCGGTATCCCGGAGGATGATCCGCGCAACCCGGCGGTGATTGCCGATCTGGTGGGCGATAATGTCGGCGATTGCGCCGGCCGTGGTGCGGATTTGTTCGAATCGACTGCGGCTGAGAATATCGGCGCGATGATACTGGCCGGCAGTCTGGCACTGGGCGCGGAAAAAGCCGGACTGGCGTTCAGTGCCGGCATTTTGGGCGTGATGCTGTTTCCGCTGGTGGCGCGGGCTTTTGGCATTATCGCCAGCATGGTCGGCATTTTAAGCGTGCGCCTGCACAGCGAAGATCAGGAACCCATGCAGGCCCTGAATCGCGGCTATTTTATCAGCGTATTACTGGCGATGCCGCTGTTCGCACTTGCCGCCCACTGGTTGCTGGATAATCCGGCGGCACCGGATGCCTGGTGGCATTTTTCGCTGTGCGGAGTCATTGGGGTGTTAACGTCGGTGGCGTTTGTGTTCATCACCCAGTATTACACCGAATATCGCTACAGGCCGGTACAGGCTATCGCCGCCGCCAGCACTACCGGTGCCGCGACCAATATCATCGAGGGTACGGCGGTGGGTTTTGAATGTACCTGGATGCCGACTCTGGCAATGTCTATTGCCTTGTTAAGTTCTTACTATCTGGGCGCATCCAGCGGCTTGCCTCATGCCGGACTGTTTGGCACAGCAGTGGCGACGATGGGGATGCTGGCCACTGCGGCTTATATTCTGGCGATGGACAGCTTTGGTCCGATTACCGACAACGCCGGCGGCATTATCGAAATGAGCGAACAGCCTGCCGAAATCCGCAGCCGTACCGATAAACTGGATGCCATAGGCAACACCACCAAAGCCCTGACTAAGGGTTATGCAGTGGGCAGCGCTGGTCTTGCCGCTTTTCTGCTATTTCAGGCCTATATGGATGAAATTAAAAATTATGCCGGTCTGGATGCTGCTGCCGAATTCAGCGTGAATTTAGGCAAACCGGTGGTGTTTGTCGGCGCACTGCTGGGCGCGATGCTGGTGTTTGTGTTCTGTTCCCTGACCATTCGGGCGGTCGGCACTGCGGCCAAAAGCATTATCGAAGAAGTGCGCCGCCAATACGCCGATCTGCCGCGCCTGAATGACATCATCCAGTTCCCTGCCGATTTTCAGCCTGATTATGGAGCCTGCGTGGATATTGTTACCCGTGCCGCCTTGCGTAATATGATCGCACCGGGTTTACTGGTGGTGTTGACGCCAATTGCAGTTGGCCTGAGCTTTAAAATATTCATTGATGTAGAAGGCAAACTGATTGCTGCCGAAAGTGTGGCCGCGCTGTTGATGGTGGCCACTTTGGTCGGTATTCTGATGGCATTGTATTTAAACAATGCCGGCGGTGCCTGGGATAATGCCAAAAAATATGTGGAAACCGGCGCCCACGGCGGCAAATACATCACTACCGCCGATGGTAAAACCATCAAAAACCCTACTCACAGCGCCGCTGTGGTTGGTGATACTGTCGGCGATCCGTTCAAGGACACCGCCGGACCGAGTTTGCATGTGTTGATTAAATTATTGGCGACTGTGACTTTGGTGATGGCGCCGTTGTTTCTTTGA
- a CDS encoding IS5 family transposase encodes MRGADITQDVLFSYRTLEERIPKDHPLRKFRAIVDILLKTMDTEFNALYARRGRDSIPPERLLRASLLQVIFTIRSERQLVEQIDFNLLYRWFVGLTLDDEVWHHSTFSANRDRLLNERICRLFFDRILLLAEWQELVSSEHFSVDGTLIKGWASMKSFVKKDGSSSPPEDDTRNPTVNFKGEKRSNDTHASTTDPDVRLYKKSEGDKSQLCYLGHALMENRNGLVVDVEVTHATGTAEREAAKTMIKRTVKKPGTTVGADKGYDVESFVTDIRVLKVTPHVAQKNKGSAIDHRTTRHPGYKTSLKIRKRVEEVFGWSKTIGGLHQTKFRRLKKVAAQTVFTFAAYNLTRMGNIFGWRCSTA; translated from the coding sequence ATGCGCGGCGCTGACATCACCCAAGATGTACTCTTTAGCTATCGGACATTGGAAGAACGGATTCCCAAAGACCATCCCTTACGGAAATTCCGTGCCATCGTCGATATCCTTTTGAAAACCATGGATACTGAATTTAACGCGCTTTATGCCCGCCGGGGCCGGGATTCAATCCCACCAGAGCGCCTATTGCGCGCCAGCTTGCTGCAAGTGATTTTCACCATTCGTTCCGAAAGACAGTTGGTGGAGCAGATTGATTTCAATCTGCTGTATCGCTGGTTTGTGGGGCTGACGCTGGATGATGAGGTCTGGCATCACTCCACCTTCAGCGCCAATCGTGACCGCTTGCTGAATGAACGTATTTGCCGCTTGTTTTTTGATCGCATCTTGTTGCTTGCCGAATGGCAAGAATTGGTCTCCAGCGAGCATTTTTCCGTGGATGGCACCCTGATTAAAGGCTGGGCTTCCATGAAAAGCTTTGTCAAGAAAGACGGTTCAAGCTCACCTCCGGAAGATGATACGCGTAACCCGACTGTCAACTTCAAAGGCGAAAAGCGCAGCAATGATACACACGCCTCGACCACCGACCCGGATGTCCGGCTATACAAAAAAAGTGAAGGCGACAAATCACAGCTCTGTTACCTGGGCCATGCCCTGATGGAGAACCGGAACGGTCTGGTGGTTGATGTTGAAGTCACTCACGCCACCGGCACAGCAGAGCGGGAAGCGGCGAAGACCATGATCAAACGGACTGTGAAGAAACCGGGTACAACAGTGGGCGCAGACAAAGGCTACGATGTTGAAAGCTTCGTGACCGACATTCGCGTTCTCAAAGTCACCCCGCATGTGGCACAGAAGAACAAAGGCTCTGCCATTGACCACCGCACCACCCGCCATCCCGGATACAAGACCAGCCTCAAAATCCGTAAACGGGTTGAAGAAGTGTTTGGCTGGAGCAAGACCATAGGTGGTCTGCATCAAACCAAATTCCGTCGCTTAAAAAAAGTAGCGGCACAAACTGTCTTCACCTTCGCCGCCTATAATCTGACCCGAATGGGCAATATTTTTGGCTGGCGGTGTTCGACCGCCTAG